The genomic region AACATGGATGCCCTTGGATGCTCCTTCCTTGGGAGTGTAATTCACCCAGCAGTTTGCAAGGAcacccactgcagcagggcttACTCCTGGGCACCATGAGCTGGTGCTGGGCACATCTAGAACAGCATGTGCCCACCTGAGTAAGCTGCAGGGGCAGCATTTGAGCTGTGGGTGGAAGAGGGGATATTGCAGAGCCCAAGCAGGTAGCAGCACACATGGACTACAGCCCAGTTCATGGAAGAAGCAGAGCCTGATCCTTTGCTCTGCCAATCCCTCTCCACACCCAGGGTGGGGAGCCCAAGTCCAGGCTTGAGCTCACAACTCCTGCTCCAGCATGAGCTGCAGTGTAAGTTTGTCCTGCATCAGCAGGACCTTGCCAGGCCATTTACAGACCACAGGATTGTTTGTGGCCCAACTCCTTGTATGCAATGGGGCAGCAGCATAGGGCTGCAGGGTAGTCATGCGAACAAGTCCATTGTGCCTTTCCACCCAGACCACATCGATGGCAAAGACAGCAGAAGTGTAGGACAGGTTCTGCAGAGGATGCAAGCCTGCTCACCAGCAAAGCTTGCAATGTCCAGCCAGGGTACACTAGCCTGGCAGCACAGTAGGATTTGGGGGAGGCCAGCTTTTGGGGATccaggcacagccaggctgtCTGTGGGGAGAAGTGAGGAGGCGAGCTCCTggaggcactgcacagcaaaTCCTACAGTGCTGAGCATCACCAGGCTTGCCATCTAGCCTGAGTGAGCTCGGTGTGTCAGTGCTTGGAGCACTGGCCAGCACTCCTCACACTGTACTGGGTCTGGCTAGGTTGGGGGCATGTAGGGAAGACACCAGCCCTGCCAGGAAGcctgctttctcctctcttctccaagacTTCCACGATGGCTGAGACAATGCTGGAGACAGTTCACAAGCTGGGAAGATGAACTGGCAGCCTCCTGCCAGCAAGGGCGAGTCCTCACACACCCATAGCGTGTGTGGGATGCGCCCAGGCTGGCCAAGAGCAGGCAAGTTCAAGCAAAGGCTCTGTGCTCCTACAAATCCTCCTTcctccaggctgtgctggaggcctCATATAAGCCACAGCATCCCCTGCCCTGATGGCTCAGCCCAGCCACGCAACCAGCATGAGGCTTGCTGCTGAGCCAGCTGCTCTTTGGTAGTGCCCCCATCTGTCGGTCACCTTCAGCTCGCTGGGAACCAGGAGCTTGGGGGTCTCCAGGCCAAGGGCCGCATCGATGGCACAGAAGATGAGGATGGCCAGGATGATGGAGAAGTCACTCACCAGCTTCCGAAGCTGCAATGCCACAGACAAGGAAGTTTTCACCCACACTGGCCAGGGACCATTCCCGGGCAGCTGTGGCAGAGGAACCATTCACACAGCCCCAGAAACACCCCAGGGTCAGCCCCAGCTGGGCAGCTGGGGGGCACTCACCCCCATGGGGAAGTAGCAGCTGCTCTTGAAATGCTTGAGTGTGGTGCAGCAGAGGAAGGTGCCTCCAAAGAGGAGGAAGGACAGAAGAGCAATGTCAGGCACATACTGGCAGCTGGTCCCCAGGAGGTGGCCTCCTCGGCCCAGGCACTGGGCCCGGCTCAGTGCGACCaaggctgcaggaggctgtgagGATGTGGGAATGGTGAAGGGGGGGAAATGAGCCACGGATGTGGCACTAGAGCCAAAGGGCCAGTGTGGGCAGCCTGGTACTGTGTGTCCCCTCCCAGGAGAAGGGTCTGtacctgctgcagggctgtagGTGGAGGAGACAGCGTGTTGTTGCCTGCTGAGACATGGCCTGCAAGGCAATGGAGGGAGTCAGTGCCCCAGGAGccatggggctgcagagctgggcaccAAGCAGCCAGTACTCTCTCCCCAAAATATTCCCAGGACTCCTGAGCTGGCTTGGCTACCCAGATGGGGCCATGTGGGACTCCTGAGGCATGGGAATGACACTGGGCAGTGGGAGAGCCTGGCCTGCAGCTGGATGCTCTGGGTAGCACCAGGCCAGGGCCGATGCCTGGGAGCACCAAAGTCAAGGTTTCCAGGATGCATCCCTGGCCCAGCCCCTCGCAGACCTTACAAGGCATCCTCACATCCTTCACAGTTCTTCACTGCTGTCTCCTTGCTGCCATGCTAAAATAGTCCTTCAGCAATTCCTACAGCCCATTTCCAGCGGTCCTGAAGTTGACCAAACTTCAGTCCTTCAGGGTGATATTTTCCAGCCCAAAGCTGTGCTTCTGGGGTTGTAAAGGCTTGGAAAGGGCTTGGCTGAAGCATCAGCACACTAACAGTCAACAGCAGCACCAAGCTCTGCCTAGCACTGGTGCTTCAGGTGCACAGTGCCATGGCTCCACTGCCACAGTGGTCCTGCAGACATAGTAATCACCATGGAAGCAGAGACACATCTTGTTCAGACCCCATGAAACACCCTCTGAATTATAGACCAGATTATAGACTACAGAGAAAGTCTGTTGAGGTGCTGCATGGTCTGCTGAACTCCCCAGTGCCCCACATCCTCTGGCCccaagctgcaggagctgagctgcagctcaccccactcccagcactgccaaggctccaggagcacagccccaggcttCTTCAGGTCTCTGTCCCTGCATGAGccaggaggcagagggaggggagcagagggggacaggCAGTGCCACTCCAAAAGAAGGGATAAGCCTTTGGGAGCAGTCTGACCTGGGGTTACAGGCAGGGGACAGGGTACATCTGGGGACACGAGTGACAGACTGGATGCCTGCTCCTGGCACTGGGAGCTGGACTGTGCTTGTCAGGGTGCTCCATCCCAGGTGACCAGGGATATAGATGGCAACCCTGTCCTGACACGAGCCCTGCAGCATAAAGAGGCTCATCAGGAGTCCCTGGTGCATGGCAGGTTGTGGCAGGAAGGTAGTTCCTGTATCCCACTGGAAAAGGTCTGGCTCCAACCAGTACAGGGGCAGGACGAGGTGATGTTTCCATGCAGCTGACTGCTCACTCTTATGCCTGCACCTAAGCAAGGTGTGGGGATGCCCAGGGCCATGGGGGAGAACCAGGTGCCAATATGGCTGGGCAGGCAAGGCTAGGATTGAGCAGCCTCCTTTGTCTTTGGCTGTGAGGCATCCTTAAGCTAGACATCTCTCATCCTTCTTGGGAACTGTGGTGCTCCTTGGGGCCACAGTTAGCTCCTGTGGTGCCTGGGACCACCACCTCCTGCCATGCCCGTATCCTTCATCTCCCCTGTGCAACTCTGAGTGAGGTGTGGAGGCCAATGCACAGCAGATATTACTGAGGCTGCCATGCTGGGACTCTGTCCCTGTGAAGGCATAACCatgtgagcacagcccagcactctGCCCACCAGCATTGTGCAGGGACTCGGCCCAGGGACACACTGAGTGTGTGGGCAGGAGCTGTGGCAGACAGCTTGCACTCACCTGGGCCAGACAAGTTGCAAGTGCAGCTGTACAAGGTCACATCATCAGCCCGGTAGTGCCAGTTGATGGGGAAGGCTTCTGCTAGGCTCAGCATCTTCTTTAGAGAGTCATAGATGAAGATCAGGCTGATGAGGGCACAGAAGCCTTCCTCAGTGAAGCGGGTGAAGTACTGCACCAGGTGACTCGCTTCAGTGGCCACCAAAACCAAGCCAAAAAAGGCCACCCAGAGCCCAATCCAAAGACGAAACTCCAGGTAGTCCAGACCGTAGTCCCTAGTAGGGAGAGTGGCCCAGACCCTCACTATGGCACTCAGCCATGTGAAAGTAGCCTGTGCTCAgtccagggatggtgcagctgggggctgccaCATGGGGAGATGCCCTCACACAGTTCTTACTCgctgaaggagaagaggagacgCTCAAAGACCAGAACTGGGCCAGTGCTGCTCAAGATGGTCAGGGGCTGGCCAGAGAAGAGGCAGAAGATGAAGCCAGTGAAGGCAGTGCCCAGGAAGCTCTCCAGTACACCCTGCAGTGCAGAGAGATGGGATGCCAGGACCAGGTGTGTAGTGGGGCCAGGGGGACAGCACTCGGGTGCTGTCAGCCTGATGATGCCAGCAGAAGGACAGGTGCTGGGGTGACAGCCTCAcaggcaggagggaggggaCAAAAGGCATGTGGACCTGGCAATGGCTACAGTTGTGAGGTAATTCTGCTTGGGGAGAACCTGTGggtccctgctctgctccaagcACTCAGAGTGGTAGCCACACAAGGTGAAACAGGCACCCTGACTATGGGTGACATCACCCCAACCACAAGTGATGTCAGTATGTCGAActgaaggagggaggaaggaatcTGAGAGGTGCCTGAGAGGCCAGCCACTGCTCCAGGAGTCACCCCAGCTCCACACTTGAGCAGTCACCAAAGCCAGCCCAACGGTGGACCCAGGTCCTGACGTGGCCCAAGCATAGAGTTGCAGAAGCGGGGCTACACCAGGGGCCACAGCTCCCCTAAGCCTGCTGAGGGGAGTGCTTGGCaccccagcacacagccagccaTGCCTGTGCCTGCATACCATGCTCAGGGCAGCCACCTTCCTTGCAGGACAGAGTGAGGGGTCCTGGCTGGGTACCAGGACTCTGGGTAGCCGGGAAGGGTTTGAGCACTACAGTTGCTCAGGCCCAGCCAGTGCTCTGGGACTGCCAATGGAGGCCCTGCAGCCTGGGCAAGCAGTGCATGAGCAGGGAGCTCCATGTGGCACTCCCcgggcagccctgccctgagGAGTGCTGGCAAACCCCACATACCCCactgttctgcagcacagtCCATACCCAACTTGGCACCCCAAGGCACACTGACCTGCATGTTGGCTGTTGCATCCCCCAGCATGCCCCCAAAGGTGATGGCATTGGTAACCGTTGCCAGGTAGATGTAGAGAACTGCTGAGAGGCACTGAATGTGCATGGCATCAGAGAAATCACTGCGATACCAGTGTGCCTTCCTTCGGATGTCTCGGATCAGCCCCCCAAagagcctgcagcagcccagagaggagaagaggcagcagggctctgagcaccctccAACTGGCCATGGCCACCATTGGAGAGCAGAGTCCCCGCTTGGAATCATTGGCCAGTGCTGGTTGGAGGCAGTGGCCCTGGCAGCAGCAATCTGTCCAGCGGAGCCAGGACTGATGTAGCAGGCGAGGCCTCACCCCAGTCCATCACCCATCTGCATGCACTGACCTTCCTGTCCTCTCTAGCTCCTCACTGGTATGCAGGTGGGCCAGGCTAGGCCAGTCCTTGACAGCAGTTGTGTTCCCATTGCAGTGAGATTTCCACTCCCGCAGGCGCATGGAGATCCTGAGGCAGAGACAGGGGAGCCCAAACATCTGGGCTGCAGACCAGAGCCCTCTGGACACTGATGCATCAAGAAGATGCTATCAGGGGACAGAGAGGATGGAAAGGGGACAGGGCTGGAGGGACATTCTGTATTCCCTGGCAGCGAGGTGGGGTGGAATGAGGACAAGATATCCCCACCAGTCAGCAGGCCAGATCCTGAACCAACCCCATACAGACCAGTAATGGAAGAGGAGCtaggcagagcaggaggtgtcCTGCTGGAAGGTGCTGAGGCCCCACGTTTCCAGCAGCTGTTGCTTGAGCACTGAATGGGATGGTTTTGCCACTCTCTCACTGGCAAGAGCCAAGTGGGACTGCAGAACTAACAGCACCAGGACCATAGCTGTGGTCTgcatcagctggagctgtgaAGGGGCTTGGCCAGGAATATTTCATTGACTGGCTGGCTCCTAGGTACCTTCATCCCCATTGAGACCCAGATTTCctaaaggtgccttccaacccaaaccattctatgattctatgatttcagcATCACAGGCTTGCAGTAGAGGTCTCCAGCTGGGACCCTCCACAAGAGCCAGCaaaggctgtgggtgccctcCCCCCAGGATACCTCTTGTTTGGGGACGACAGGCAGCGTGGTGGAGGAATTCGGTCACTGGGGTCCCATTTTCCAGGAGGAAGCACAGTCAGTTCATCCAGAAACTCATCAATCcctgcaatgaggtcttcttGGTGCTTAGCCTGACGGGCAATCCCTTGGAAGAGCTGTGGTGAGATTAGCCACAAACCCCTGCATTCGGCTAATCAGAGCCTTTCTCCCAGTATGTAGACATCACTGAGGAAGGCACCCATCCAGCCCATTGTAGTGTCTGTGCTTAGACCTTATAACCACCCagattctttgttttcttatccTGGGCCAGGAAGGCTGCCAGCCCACCCTGTCCTTGGccacctctgctgcagcctgaaGAGAAGAGGAACCTTGGTGTCCTCAGCTCAGGCCccattctgctgctgtgtgctcaaGACATTTGCTGTGTTAAGCTCACCTCATCTGTCAGCAACGTGGCCATAGCCCTTCCAATCTCATGGTAGGCTTTCGCTTTGGCTTGGGGGCCCAGTAGAATGAAAAGAAACCTGCAGACAAGACAGCAACCCATGAACACTGCAGTACCAGCAGCTTCTCTCAGAGAGCTCCTTTTGAGAGCAGGCAGTGTGCTGCCAGGTGCTCTGCAGGCAGTCTGCTAAGCATATGGGGAGTGGGTGGGTTCATCTGCACAAattggctaatggtggtgactgtatcagaaaatagtgttctgtagctgagaatctgcacTATCAAGctgtgttattgtgctctttgtatctgctgcagtttccatgaaaataaataggaggcatcacttttgTAATGACCTACGTACATGCATCAGGACTAGGGGAAAACTAGAGAGTTAATATCCAAGAGATGGATCTGAGTGGGAGATAGACCCAAAATGCTGACTGTACCTCGGAGTGGCAGGCAAAGGGGAATGGCACTCAGGGCATAGAGATGGGCAGGGACAAGCTCTCCTTCTATACCATTTCAGcccagagaggaaaaagggCCATTCGGAAAGCACATGAAAAGCAGTTGCTGTCAGCCAAATAAAGACACTCAGCAAGACCCCACATGGATCTGCCTCGACCCCAAAGCCATACATTTCCCATTAAGGAGAGCGCAGGAAGTGAATCTTCTGCTCCATGCATGCTTATCACGGGTGCTCTGGCCTGAGTGACCAGGAGGTGGCAATGTCCATCCTGATCCCTACCCCTCCTCAGGGTGCTTCCTAAGGAAGTCCCCACTTCAGAGAGACACACTGACATTTTCTTGTTACAGCTTCAAATGATACCATGGAAAAACATCTCCTGTCCCTGTTCCTCACCCTCTCTGCTGACATTGCTCCGGACAAGAGCTCTAGAAAGCACCCCCACGGTGCAGCTTggcaagagagagagaaggtCCTAGAAATCTGCATCCCTTTCCAGCCTTGATCACTGATGATCCCAGAAAGTAAGTGGAATGCATCCAGAGGCCCCTAGGGAGGAGGGTGAATGCAGAGCCCATGTAGGGGCAGCACTGGTCTGTGTCCCGAGGCTGCCTGACAGTGGTGACACTGCTCTCAGCTCATCCCCACTGCAATGCTCTGAGTGCTCCTGAGGTGCTGCAGGATGCAGGAGGGGAGGCAATGAGTAGAGGTTTCGGTACTGCGTGCAGGTTCTGTATGTGACTTTTGGTgtcttctcctttgcttttacCAGGGAAGGTCTTTCTACTGGTGCTGGGCCCTCATGGCTGTTCTGTGCTCCAAGGCACAGAGCTTAAGGgatgcaggaggcagcagggacaCTGACAGCAGAGTGGGCTACAAGGCCACTGGCTGTGCTCCAGTTACCTGCTGGGGAGGGCAACTTCAGTCAGTGAGCCAAGGGTCACAGCCTCTCTTAAGCGAATGAAGACGGGAAATGGCTTCTTCAGGAAGTCGACTTCCCCGACCATAATGCTGGCTACTTCAGCCCCTGGCAGGAGCTTCTTCTTAAATTGGTTTCTCAGCTGAAAGGCCATGAGAAGTCAGGTCCATGTGGAATGGCCAATTGAGACCAATCTCCAGCTTCCAGCCTCACCACCTACACCatgaccccccctcccccccacctcctctgGGCCCTGTGGCCTGGGGACTCTCTGCTTCCCCCACTGAGAACACGTCAGGGAGGCTGTGTCCTGCAGTGACAGACACAGGTCCTGACCTGTAAAACCTCTCTGTGCCATCTGTGGACAGAACTTTTCAGCTCATCTGGAGTCTGAGACCAAGAAACTGATGCATTTCTTGGAAAAACTGTTTCTCCCACAGAGACCTGATCCATCTGCCCAGCCCCTCCCATTCTACCTGCTCCTTGAGAGGTGTTTCTGAGAACTGGGTTCTGGGCTCAGGGCAAGATTTGGCCTTCcctgcaaagaaacagaacaagcaGCAAAATACACACACAAGCAAAAGGTCAGCATGGTACATAtcccagggacagcagcagcatgccagCCCCTGCTGTGGTGCCAGGTGTACCTCTGCAGGGAGCaaggctgagctctgtgagCACACGCAGCGGGGCCATGGTAGTTCGGTGCAGTGGCTGACGGAGCAGCAAAGCTGACAGGCAGTCTCGCAGCTCGGGCTCCCATACCTCAGGCTCCGCAGAGAGTGCTTTTCCTGCAacacagggcagtgctgagccccagctctgcccagccaCGGGGCTCTGCTGGGGAAAGCCCTCTTTGCTGGTGGATCCAGGTACCCTCTGGTCACTGCTTTGTCTAGGGATCTCCTGGTGGGATGGCTCCTGTCCTGGgagcatcccatcccatttctCTGCATTACCCACTTACCGATTATTTCCTTGAAACTGTGGGCACTCAGATCCAGCAGCACTGTCCCCTTCTGCAGGCATGTCCTCAGCTCAAAGAGGCTGTGCAGGCGGAGTGCTGGGATGTGGGGTTTGCTCCAGCGCTCCCCTCCATCTTCCACCTTCTCTTCAAATTTAATCCACCTGCCCAGGGAGAAGTGCAGTCAGGAGCAGGGAATGTCTGCTCTGGTGTcatgtgctcagcagcaggagcacagatCTCTAAGCTTGGCTTGGGCATGGGGCCCTGCTGCCCCACACCTTGCTCTGCTCCCCCGGCTGGTGGGATTTCACCCAGCCCCATGGCCAACAGTGCTTGCTGGCAGTCAGAAGAGAAGTGTTTGGAGCAGTTTGCCATAGTCAGACTGTGCCAAATCCTTGCAGAGTGTCGCACACAGagcttccctttgtccaccagcACGCAGCACAAGGCAAGTGTGCCCAGCAGACCCACAGGGCAGTGCTGACCACCCCTCAGGGCAGTGCCCAGGGCAGCCCGCTGCCAGGCCTCAGAGCATTGCCTGGCGCACAGCTGCACTGGGAGAGGAGGGTCGAGAGCTGGGAGAGCCCCAGAGGCACATGGCTCCAGACCTGTAGGACTCTGTGGCAGGCCTATTGCTGCGTGGGGACCACTAGCACGTATCTTCATGTCTCCTTCAGGCATTGCTGTCAAGCTGCACAGGGGCAACATGATGAGATGGCATTTCCCAGCCACGCTCCTGCCCCATGCCAGAACTGGGATGGgcctggctctgctgtgcccctgcccaggatcccatcgCCCTCCCCATGATCTACCTGCCCTCCTGGCACTCAGCTCTGCCCCCAGGCTGCTTCTGATTCCTGCTGCCCTGAACATCTGAGTCACTTTCAGGTTCTGCTTCTGCAttcccactgcagcccagctccacaCTGGGAGTGTTGCCCCGGCCAAGCCCTTTTTATAGGCCACTCTTGCTTGCTCtggaaaagaaaccaaataaTCTCCCAGGGCTTCAAGGCACATGTACTGGCATCATGGCCACAGACCTCTCACACCTGCAGTGCCCCAGCTCTCTGAGGTGAGCGGTGCACCTCCTTTCCCACCAGTGGTTTGTGGGAAGGATACATCCCCTGCCCTGAGGAAGAGCTGCCCGGCACCGCTGACTGCTCACACTGCACCCAGGCTTCACCTCTGATGCAAATGTCCTGCAGAGCACATCCTTCTGACCAGCTTTCCCATGATGTCCTCTTTGCCCATttcccacagcacagtgctttcaGTTCTGCCCAGCCAGACAGTGAAGCACTCCCACCACTGGCTTGCTGCCGAGGACTTGGAGAGTCAGTGAATGCAGAAGCAGAACTAAGAGAATACGTGAATGCTGTGAGAAGACAGCACGACCATTTGCATCCAGCCTGACACCATGCCCTCACAGGGGGCAGAAGCTTTCCCATGAAATGAGTCACTCAAAATCAGGAAGAAGAGTTTCCTGGAAGGCACAGTGCGGACACTGGAGATGGCAAAGCAAACTCAGCACTCCCACAGAGTAGGGTGCTTCTGGGGCACTCCCCAAGGCAGAACACTTACAGGCTTCCCCCCGCACTCCCAGTGTGCTGCCAGGCCCTGCCCGCTGCCCACTGCCTACCTAGCTGTCTCTCTCCATGCCAgacctgctgcagtgctgagcagctcatTGAGCTGGACGAACAGCAGTGGGCACTTTCGGTCCCCCATCTCTTCCTGCGGCAGGATGGCACTGATGCGCTCAGCTGCAGAGGAGATGCTCGATGAGAAGATGCTATGGCTGATCGCTGTGTGGAGGACCTCAGAGCTGCCAGTTGCAGAGTCCCCCTGCCCAGtctgcacagctggagctgtgccGGCTGGCCCAGGAGCTTCGGATCTCAttgtgcagagcagccaggagccACATGCACCACTAGGcacttgctttctgcagctgccagtAGTCGCAGCACCTCACTCATCATGCCCTTATAAAAGTTGTGAGCAAGTTCAAACTGGCCACAGACCAACAGCCAGAAACCAAACCCCAAACAGTGTTATCAAAACACAGTGGCCAGCCCTGAAGGCCTTGGTGTCAGTGGAtcctgctgccccagctgcccACCTGGGCAAGAGACTGGGGAATCCCAGCTCTGCCAACAGCTGCATCAAACCTAGGCTggtgggcagcacagcccatcGCTACTCACCTGGATCACTGCAGGGGACACGAGCATAATGCAGACAGCTGCTGCCATCATTCTGTAACTACAGCAGAGAGGATGAGGTCTGACTCTTTCAGCTAAATGTCACACCCCAGCACATGCACCTGCCCCTGAGGCCAAACACAACTTCTCTTATGTTCTGGGAAGAAGCAGTGTGGCTCCAAGCCCTCTCAAACCTCACAGGGCTTTGGAGAGCACATGGCAAGGCCAAGAGTGATCTCTGATGGCAGCGTCAGTGCATGGGATGGGAAGTGCATGGCCCTGTGGCAGCAATGCTGAGGCAGAGGGATCTGGCACGGTGTCCTTCCTTGCTGTCACTGGGTCGTGGGGATGCATGACTGGGAGGGACGTGTCACCACTGAGGGAATCACCACTGAGTGGGATAGAAGGGGCTGGCAGGAGACAGCCTGCATCCCTAGGGCAGCAAGGAGCCCCTCTGACTGCCAccctcagccccaccagcagcctACAGCTGGCAGCCAGGGTGGCCCCAGCCAGAGAAGGTATGAGAGCACCAAGTGATGCCCACACCGCCAGACCAAACGGGATGGAGATGAGTGTGCTGTGTTGCCACAACACATGGCCCTGCTTGCACAGAATGTGTTGCCACCAGGCTTTGCTACCTTCACTCTTTGCAAACAAACAGCCTCATTGTATAGAGTGCAAATACCACAACATGCAGCACAAACACCCCAGCAAACACAGGCTGCTTGTACTGGAACCAGCTGGCCAGTCTATGCAGCAGCCACCGATGGGAGCAGTGTGGCCTGAAGCCAGGCACCAGTGTGGCAGACATCACGTTTCAGGGCAGCATGGGTGGCCATAAACTTTGGCCCCTGTGCCAAAGGGGAACACACTGGGTTGAAGTGTGCTGAGATCTGCTTTGCAGAAACTGCAGCTCAGGCTCAATGGGCTTGGAGCTGAGGGTGAGGCTGGGATGTGGCTCTGGTGACCTGGATACACCAGGCCCCCCCTCTGCCAAGCAGGGACAGGAGCTCCTCTCACATGTGGAGCACAAATCCTGTGGGCAGTGACTGAGGGAGCCAGGGTTGTTCAATCTGGAGGAAgctcagggaagacctcattgctccTTGCAGCTCCCTGATAGGAGGTTGTAGCGAGGTGGGGaccagcctctgctcccaggtaacagcgacaggatgagaggtgatggcctcatgTTGTGCCacgggagggtcaggttgggtgttaggaaatatttcttctgtgaaagagtggtaatgcactggcataggctgcccagggaggtggtgaaatAACtcaccctggaggtgttccagaaacatgtagatgtggcactgggaatgtggttagtgggcatggtggggttgaGCTGACGGTTGGACTTTGTGACCCCAGAGGCCTTTTCCAAGTCtaatgcttctatgattctatgtgctGCTCAGCCTTCTCTCTGCCCTCCCCAAGCTGCGGTGAAAAGTCAGCCCACTTCTCCATGAGGCACCCAGTCCCACACTGACAAGATGGGATCCCTCCCCATCAAACCCGTTATCCAAGGCTACAGCCAGAACTGCCCCATGCCCCTGCCCTACTCAGTGCCTGCATCCCACCGCTCCTCCCAGCCCCCAGCAACCAGTAGGTCCTGAGCGGGGTCACCCCACCAGAACCCTGCTTGCCACAGGCACAGAGAAGGAAGCAACACACGGCACTGCGGGGCACAGCTAGCACGGGCGTCTCGGTACCCTCGGCTCTCAGGCCGTGCCCTGCAGCTGCCGGGAGGCGTCGGAGCTGAAGGCTGCGATGGCTACGGGAGACCGCAGGAGGGAGCCCGGGGGAATCCGGCTGCCAGCGGGCTCAGCGGCGCGCTCCTGGGCTCGGCAGCGCTGGGCACGGGTGGCCCGCGAGCAGCCGTCCCCGCTCAGAGCGCCGCAGCGCTCCCCGCTCCGCCAGGATCCCCGCGCAGCCGTCCTACTCGCCTGCTGTGTGCCGCGGCCCCGTCTGTCCACCCCTACTTTGCCCTTGG from Gallus gallus isolate bGalGal1 chromosome 13, bGalGal1.mat.broiler.GRCg7b, whole genome shotgun sequence harbors:
- the SLC4A9 gene encoding anion exchange protein 4 isoform X2; this translates as MRSEAPGPAGTAPAVQTGQGDSATGSSEVLHTAISHSIFSSSISSAAERISAILPQEEMGDRKCPLLFVQLNELLSTAAGLAWRETARWIKFEEKVEDGGERWSKPHIPALRLHSLFELRTCLQKGTVLLDLSAHSFKEIIGKALSAEPEVWEPELRDCLSALLLRQPLHRTTMAPLRVLTELSLAPCRGKAKSCPEPRTQFSETPLKEQLRNQFKKKLLPGAEVASIMVGEVDFLKKPFPVFIRLREAVTLGSLTEVALPSRFLFILLGPQAKAKAYHEIGRAMATLLTDELFQGIARQAKHQEDLIAGIDEFLDELTVLPPGKWDPSDRIPPPRCLSSPNKRISMRLREWKSHCNGNTTAVKDWPSLAHLHTSEELERTGRLFGGLIRDIRRKAHWYRSDFSDAMHIQCLSAVLYIYLATVTNAITFGGMLGDATANMQGVLESFLGTAFTGFIFCLFSGQPLTILSSTGPVLVFERLLFSFSEDYGLDYLEFRLWIGLWVAFFGLVLVATEASHLVQYFTRFTEEGFCALISLIFIYDSLKKMLSLAEAFPINWHYRADDVTLYSCTCNLSGPGHVSAGNNTLSPPPTALQQPPAALVALSRAQCLGRGGHLLGTSCQYVPDIALLSFLLFGGTFLCCTTLKHFKSSCYFPMGLRKLVSDFSIILAILIFCAIDAALGLETPKLLVPSELKPTNPMRGWIVFPFGANPWWICLASVVPAILVTILIFMDQQITAVILNRKEYKLQKGAGFHLDFLCVSLLMIFTSVMGLPWYVSATVISLAHMESLRKESTASAPGEQPEFLGIREQRLTGLVVFILTGVSVFLAPILKYIPMPVLYGVFLHMGVAALNSIQLTDRVRLLLMPAKHQPDHLYLRHVPLCRVHLFTFIQLLCLAMLWVIKSTAAAIVFPVMLLALVGIRKALECIFSLHDLSWLDNNLPAAARKEAEGKLHRKQEEQESNADEESELMHRQGREINISVN